In Alosa sapidissima isolate fAloSap1 chromosome 11, fAloSap1.pri, whole genome shotgun sequence, a single window of DNA contains:
- the LOC121723730 gene encoding uncharacterized protein LOC121723730 isoform X35, with translation MACHVTGRSAYPDNWRSVVGQRSPGQWHQGDCGSPQYYKVDPKDCRGFLGVQDNNDPPKSEVMAFLKGKALECLRDLSVEDRCSAYLCWQLTALLCQMNGNVTGNDIAELLLCKETAKLRQEEESTVYDLVDIDGKAKRRAKGTLSVKAVDVSKPGDWSAASQRFRQLLCAGRAKEALEYAVQKALWGHAFRLASRMGTTELQRVVARFADSMEEGDPLRTLYQIESGRIPDVATRCGENWYTHLASVLTAVCPKDLRITTAKMMGESLRSKGMMEASHFCFVAAQIQVGTLYKVPLKVEIDPDQRTPLVLEATKVPLAFKKEVTAAKAEDPTLADMEASVPISAGPAQVPIPAPMTITVPLGKVKQSYADHYHLNNETGQCIKTTLSAQEVKAVSPAPDVEAAQSQSLIEQKLLKPAADSVTGTPSLRGVNTVDPGKMEAVSPPVTAAFTKDDAPSFKQEETAATAEVPPLADMEASVPISAGPAQVPIPAPMTITVPLGKVKQSYADHYHLNRPRRRYVDVFATSELTVQVAPPNMLDLMAPMAIPDLIEHQDETGQCIKKTLSAQEVKAVSPAPDVEAAQSQPLIEQKLLEPAADSVTGTPSLRGVNTVDPGKMEAVSPPVTAASTKDDAPSFKQEVMVATAEVPPLADMEASVPISAGPAQVPIPAPMTITVPLGKVKQSYADHYHLNNETGQCIKTTLPAQEVKAVSPAPDVEAAQSQPLIEQKLLEPAADSVTGTPSLRGVNTVDPGKMEAVSPPVTAASTKDDAPSFKQERAATAEDPPLADMEASMPASAGPAQVPIPAPMTITVPLGKVKQSYADHDHLNRPRGRYVDVFATSELTVQVAPPNMLDLMAPMAIPDLIEHQDETGQCIKTTLSAQEVKAVSPAPDVEAAQSQPLIEQKLLEPAADSVTGTPSLRGVNTVDPGKMEAVSPPVTAASTKDDAPSFKQEVMVATAEVPPLAYMEASVPISAGPAQVPIPAPMTITITLGKVKQSYADHYHLNNETGQCIKTTLPAQEVKAVSPAPDVEAAQSQPLIEQKLLEPAADSVTGTPSLRGVNTVDPGKMEAVSPPVTAASTKDDAPSFKQERAATAEDPPLADMEASMPASAGPAQVPIPAPMTITVPLGKVKQSYADHDHLNRPRGRYVDVFATSELTVQVAPPNMLDVMAPMAIPDLIEHQDETGQCIKTTLSAQEVKAVSPAPDVEAAQSQPLIEQKLLEPAADSVTGTPSLRGVNTVDPGKMEAVSPPVTAASTKDDAPSFKQEVMVATAEVPPLAYMEASVPISAGPAQVPIPAPMTITITLGKVKQSYADHYHLNNETGQCIKTTLPSQEVKAVSPAPDVEAAQSQPLIEQKLLEPAADSVTGTPSLRGVNTVDPGKMEAVSPPVTAASTKDDAPSFKQEVMVATAEVPPLADMEASVPISAGPAQVPIPAPMTITVPLGKVKQSYADHYHLNNETGQCIKTTLPAQEVKAVSPAPDVEAAQSQPLIEQKLLEPAADSVTGTPSLRGVNTVDPGKMEAVSPPVTAASTKDDAPSFKQERAATAEDPPLADMEASMPASAGPAQVPIPAPMTITVPLGKVKQSYADHDHLNRPRGRYVDVFATSELTVQVAPPNMLDVMAPMAIPDLIEHQDETGQCIKTTLSAQEVMAVSPAPDVEAAQSQPLIEQKLLEPAADSVTGTPSLRGVNTVDPGKMEAVSPPVTAASTKDDAPSFKQEVMVATAEVPPLADMEASVPISAGPAQVPIPAPMTITVTLGKVKQSYADHYHLNNETGQCIKTTLPAQEVKAVSPAPDVEAAQSQPLIEQKLLEPAADSVTGTPSLRGVNTVDPGKMEPVSPPVTAASTKDDAPSFKQEETAATAEDPPLADMEAPQLQTLIDPLPVNTPKQPHVAPGSMKAVSLQVKTACTKNDELSFKRYCRGWLSWIIPRKKEAHLPDDKNKSIFWDESKQKWVDRNEPEEKTKAVPPPPMGPPLMPPRNTGSPTGSGGPSTALSTNGPPVNMFRRIGNKNRYVDIMKPSGDNTKPLESFVSPSMLTLWTPVVKTNIFNPAQVSAGDMVESVTQPCPPLAELSRPPTETETVHDPA, from the exons GTCTACGATTTGGTAGATATAGATGGCAAGGCAAAGCGTAGGGCTAAGGGGACCCTTAGTGTAAAGGCTGTAGATGTCAGCAAACCTGGCGACTGGAGCGCCGCATCACAGCGCTTCAGGCAGTTGCTCTGTGCTGGCAGGGCAAAG GAGGCACTGGAATACGCTGTCCAGAAGGCGTTGTGGGGCCATGCCTTTCGACTGGCAAGCAGGATGGGCACCACAGAACTGCAAAGAGTTGTGGCAAG ATTTGCTGATTCTATGGAGGAGGGTGATCCCCTGAGGACTCTATATCAGATAGAGTCTGGAAGAATACCAGACGTTGCCACG CGTTGTGGTGAAAACTGGTACACTCATCTGGCCTCTGTTTTGACTGCGGTGTGTCCGAAAGATCTACGGATCACAACAGCAAAAATGATGGGAGAAAGCTTGA GATCGAAGGGCATGATGGAAGCATcccatttttgttttgtggcTGCTCAGATCCAGGTGGGCACACTATATAAAGTGCCATTAAAAGTTGAAATTGACCCTGACCAAAG AACTCCTCTTGTTCTAGAAGCAACGAAGGTTCCACTAGCTTTCAAG AAGGAGGTGACGGCGGCAAAAGCCGAAGATCCTACTCTCGCTGACATGGAGGCTTCAGTGCCTATCTCTGCAGGGCCAGCACAAGTGCCCATCCCAGCACCAATGACCATTACCGTCCCATTGGGAAAAGTGAAGCAGTCATATGCTGACCACTATCATCTGaata ATGAGACTGGACAGTGCATAAAAACGACTCTGTCTGCTCAG GAGGTGAAGGCTGTCTCTCCTGCTCCTGATGTGGAGGCTGCTCAATCACAGTCTCTGATAGAGCAGAAGCTTCTGAAACCAGCTGCTGATAGTGTCACTGGCACTCCATCACTCAGAGGAGTGAACACTGTGGATCCTGGCAAGATGGAGGCAGTGAGTCCTCCAGTAACAGCTGCCTTCACTAAGGATGACGCACCATCCTTTAAG CAGGAGGAgacagcagcaacagctgaagTTCCTCCTCTCGCTGACATGGAGGCTTCAGTGCCCATCTCTGCAGGGCCAGCACAAGTGCCCATCCCAGCACCAATGACCATTACCGTCCCATTGGGAAAAGTGAAGCAGTCATATGCTGACCACTATCATCTGaata GGCCCAGGCGGAGGTATGTGGATGTATTTGCAACATCAGAGCTGACAGTGCAAGTCGCCCCACCCAACATGCTGGACCTCATGGCACCAATGGCCATTCCTGACCTCATAGAACATCAAG ATGAGACTGGACAGTGCATAAAAAAGACTCTGTCTGCTCAG GAGGTGAAGGCTGTCTCTCCTGCTCCTGATGTGGAGGCTGCCCAGTCACAGCCTCTGATTGAGCAGAAGCTTCTGGAACCAGCTGCTGATAGTGTCACTGGCACTCCATCACTCAGAGGAGTGAACACTGTGGATCCTGGCAAGATGGAGGCAGTGAGTCCTCCAGTAACAGCTGCCTCCACTAAGGATGATGCACCATCCTTTAAG CAGGAGGTGATGGTGGCAACTGCTGAAGTTCCTCCTCTCGCTGACATGGAGGCTTCAGTGCCCATCTCTGCAGGGCCAGCACAAGTGCCCATCCCAGCACCAATGACCATTACCGTCCCATTGGGAAAAGTGAAGCAGTCATATGCTGACCACTATCATCTGaata ATGAGACTGGACAGTGCATAAAAACGACTCTGCCTGCTCAG GAGGTGAAGGCTGTCTCTCCTGCTCCTGATGTGGAAGCTGCCCAGTCACAGCCTCTGATAGAGCAGAAGCTTCTGGAACCAGCTGCTGATAGTGTCACTGGCACTCCATCACTCAGAGGAGTGAACACTGTGGATCCTGGCAAGATGGAGGCAGTGAGTCCTCCAGTAACAGCTGCTTCCACCAAGGATGACGCACCATCCTTTAAG caggagagagcagcAACAGCCGAAGATCCTCCTCTCGCTGACATGGAGGCTTCAATGCCCGCCTCTGCAGGGCCAGCACAAGTGCCCATCCCAGCACCAATGACCATTACCGTCCCATTGGGAAAAGTGAAGCAGTCATATGCTGACCACGATCATCTGaata GGCCCAGGGGGAGGTATGTGGATGTATTTGCAACATCAGAGCTGACAGTGCAAGTCGCTCCACCCAACATGCTGGACCTCATGGCACCAATGGCCATTCCTGACCTCATAGAACATCAAG ATGAGACTGGACAGTGCATAAAAACGACTCTGTCTGCTCAG GAGGTGAAGGCTGTCTCTCCTGCTCCTGATGTGGAGGCTGCCCAGTCACAGCCTCTGATAGAGCAGAAGCTTCTGGAACCAGCTGCTGATAGTGTCACTGGCACTCCATCACTCAGAGGAGTGAACACTGTGGATCCTGGCAAGATGGAGGCAGTGAGTCCTCCAGTAACAGCTGCCTCCACTAAGGATGATGCACCATCCTTTAAG CAGGAGGTGATGGTGGCAACTGCTGAAGTTCCTCCTCTCGCTTACATGGAGGCTTCAGTGCCCATCTCTGCAGGGCCAGCACAAGTGCCCATCCCAGCACCAATGACCATTACCATCACATTGGGAAAAGTGAAGCAGTCATATGCTGACCACTATCATCTGaata ATGAGACTGGACAGTGCATAAAAACGACTCTGCCTGCTCAG GAGGTGAAGGCTGTCTCTCCTGCTCCTGATGTGGAAGCTGCCCAGTCACAGCCTCTGATAGAGCAGAAGCTTCTGGAACCAGCTGCTGATAGTGTCACTGGCACTCCATCACTCAGAGGAGTGAACACTGTGGATCCTGGCAAGATGGAGGCAGTGAGTCCTCCAGTAACAGCTGCTTCCACCAAGGATGACGCACCATCCTTTAAG caggagagagcagcAACAGCCGAAGATCCTCCTCTCGCTGACATGGAGGCTTCAATGCCCGCCTCTGCAGGGCCAGCACAAGTGCCCATCCCAGCACCAATGACCATTACCGTCCCATTGGGAAAAGTGAAGCAGTCATATGCTGACCACGATCATCTGaata GGCCCAGGGGGAGGTATGTGGATGTATTTGCAACATCAGAGCTGACAGTGCAAGTCGCCCCACCCAACATGCTGGACGTCATGGCACCAATGGCCATTCCTGACCTCATAGAACATCAAG ATGAGACTGGACAGTGCATAAAAACGACTCTGTCTGCTCAG GAGGTGAAGGCTGTCTCTCCTGCTCCTGATGTGGAGGCTGCTCAATCACAGCCTCTGATAGAGCAGAAGCTTCTGGAACCAGCTGCTGATAGTGTCACTGGCACTCCATCACTCAGAGGAGTGAACACTGTGGATCCTGGCAAGATGGAGGCAGTGAGTCCTCCAGTAACAGCTGCCTCCACTAAGGATGATGCACCATCCTTTAAG CAGGAGGTGATGGTGGCAACTGCTGAAGTTCCTCCTCTCGCTTACATGGAGGCTTCAGTGCCCATCTCTGCAGGGCCAGCACAAGTGCCCATCCCAGCACCAATGACCATTACCATCACATTGGGAAAAGTGAAGCAGTCATATGCTGACCACTATCATCTGaata ATGAGACTGGACAGTGCATAAAAACGACTCTGCCTTCTCAG GAGGTGAAGGCTGTCTCTCCTGCTCCTGATGTGGAGGCTGCCCAGTCACAGCCTCTGATAGAGCAGAAGCTTCTGGAACCAGCTGCTGATAGTGTCACTGGCACTCCATCACTCAGAGGAGTGAACACTGTGGATCCTGGCAAGATGGAGGCAGTGAGTCCTCCAGTAACAGCTGCCTCCACTAAGGATGATGCACCATCCTTTAAG CAGGAGGTGATGGTGGCAACTGCTGAAGTTCCTCCTCTCGCTGACATGGAGGCTTCAGTGCCCATCTCTGCAGGGCCAGCACAAGTGCCCATCCCAGCACCAATGACCATTACCGTCCCATTGGGAAAAGTGAAGCAGTCATATGCTGACCACTATCATCTGaata ATGAGACTGGACAGTGCATAAAAACGACTCTGCCTGCTCAG GAGGTGAAGGCTGTCTCTCCTGCTCCTGATGTGGAAGCTGCCCAGTCACAGCCTCTGATAGAGCAGAAGCTTCTGGAACCAGCTGCTGATAGTGTCACTGGCACTCCATCACTCAGAGGAGTGAACACTGTGGATCCTGGCAAGATGGAGGCAGTGAGTCCTCCAGTAACAGCTGCTTCCACCAAGGATGACGCACCATCCTTTAAG caggagagagcagcAACAGCCGAAGATCCTCCTCTCGCTGACATGGAGGCTTCAATGCCCGCCTCTGCAGGGCCAGCACAAGTGCCCATCCCAGCACCAATGACCATTACCGTCCCATTGGGAAAAGTGAAGCAGTCATATGCTGACCACGATCATCTGaata GGCCCAGGGGGAGGTATGTGGATGTATTTGCAACATCAGAGCTGACAGTGCAAGTCGCCCCACCCAACATGCTGGACGTCATGGCACCAATGGCCATTCCTGACCTCATAGAACATCAAG ATGAGACTGGACAGTGCATAAAAACGACTCTGTCTGCTCAG GAGGTGATGGCTGTCTCTCCTGCTCCTGATGTGGAGGCTGCTCAATCACAGCCTCTGATAGAGCAGAAGCTTCTGGAACCAGCTGCTGATAGTGTCACTGGCACTCCATCACTCAGAGGAGTGAACACTGTGGATCCTGGCAAGATGGAGGCAGTGAGTCCTCCAGTAACAGCTGCCTCCACTAAGGATGATGCACCATCCTTTAAG CAGGAGGTGATGGTGGCAACTGCTGAAGTTCCTCCTCTCGCTGACATGGAGGCTTCAGTGCCCATCTCTGCAGGGCCAGCACAAGTGCCCATCCCAGCACCAATGACCATTACCGTCACATTGGGAAAAGTGAAGCAGTCATATGCTGACCACTATCATCTGaata ATGAGACTGGACAGTGCATAAAAACGACTCTGCCTGCTCAG GAGGTGAAGGCTGTCTCTCCTGCTCCTGATGTGGAGGCTGCCCAGTCACAGCCTCTGATAGAGCAGAAGCTTCTGGAACCAGCTGCTGATAGTGTCACTGGCACTCCATCACTCAGAGGAGTGAACACTGTGGATCCTGGCAAGATGGAGCCAGTGAGTCCTCCAGTAACAGCTGCTTCCACCAAGGATGACGCACCATCCTTTAAG CAGGAGGAGACAGCAGCAACTGCCGAAGATCCTCCTCTCGCTGACATGGAGGCTCCACAGTTACAGACTCTCATTGATCCGTTGCCGGTGAATACTCCGAAGCAGCCTCATGTTGCTCCTGGCAGCATGAAGGCAGTGAGTCTTCAAGTGAAGACTGCTTGCACCAAGAATGACGAACTATCCTTTAAG AGATATTGTAGGGGTTGGCTCTCGTGGATAATTCCTCGAAAGAAAGAAGCTCATCTCCCTGATGACAAAAACAAATCT ATTTTTTGGGATGAGTCTAAACAAAAATGGGTGGATCGGAATGAACCAGAGGAAAAG ACCAAAGCcgtcccaccaccacccatgggCCCTCCACTGATGCCCCCCAGGAACACAGGCAGTCCAACAGGAAGTGGTGGTCCATCTACTGCACTCTCCACCAATGGACCACCAGTCAACATGTTCCGAAGAATTG GAAATAAGAACCGATATGTTGACATCATGAAACCAAGTGGAGACAACACTAAGCCTTTGGAGTCTTTCGTTTCACCAAGCATGCTGACCCTGTGGACTCCTGTGGTCAAGACAAATATATTCAACCCAGCTCAAG TGAGTGCAGGGGATATGGTTGAAAGCGTTACACAGCCTTGTCCACCTTTGGCTGAGCTCTCAAGACCCCCTACTGAGACTGAG ACTGTGCATGACCCTGCTTAG